In a single window of the Acipenser ruthenus chromosome 8, fAciRut3.2 maternal haplotype, whole genome shotgun sequence genome:
- the tmco3 gene encoding transmembrane and coiled-coil domain-containing protein 3 — protein MQGPSLVFLWVFVALLKCQLLVATEHVGVAKHAIKLHRGKGATVTQGRQWVIENCRKMSGLLRQKAVVLNKLKGAIRAVEKNPGLSDAEKLFQVHTFEIFQKELNESENSVFQAIHGLQRVLQGDYKDVVNMKESSRQRLEALREAAIKEEQEFVELMAAEKHQAAALKSMQQQNKSLSILDEILEDVRKAADRLEEEIEEHAFDDNKLVKGVNVEAVLRVEDDDQDSRRNYSKREVEYDLGLSMLIDSQNNQYILTKPRDSTMPRADHHFIKDIVTVVMLSLPCGWLCTMIGLPTMFGYIICGVLLGPSGLNSIKSVVQVETLGEFGVFFTLFVVGLEFSPEKLRKVWKISVQGPCCMTFLMVAFGLLWGQLLRIRPAQTVFISTCLSLSSTPLVSRFLSGSTRGEKEGEIDYSSVLLGMLVMQDVQLSLFIAVMPSLIQAGGSNYNSVFMEILSIFILVGQILFSLAAVLLICVVIKAYLIGPYYRKLHAECKGNKEILVLGVSAFIFAMLMITEMLDVSMELGCFLAGALMSSQGHLITEEVMSCIEPIRDFLAIIFFASIGFHVFPTFVLYELTVLLVLTFSLVIMKFFIAGLVLSLILPKSSQGIKWIVSAGLAQVSEFSFVLGSRARRAGIISREVYLLILSVTTLSLLLAPALWKAATMKCVPRPDRRSIT, from the exons ATGCAGGGTCCCAGCCTTGTCTTTCTGTGGGTCTTCGTGGCCCTTTTGAAGTGCCAGCTGCTGGTTGCCACGGAGCACGTGGGTGTGGCGAAGCATGCCATTAAGCTTCATCGTGGCAAGGGGGCGACTGTGACGCAGGGGAGGCAGTGGGTGATCGAGAACTGCCGGAAGATGTCCGGTCTGCTCCGCCAGAAGGCCGTGGTCCTGAACAAGCTGAAGGGAGCCATTAGGGCGGTGGAGAAGAACCCCGGGCTGTCGGACGCCGAGAAGCTCTTCCAGGTGCACACCTTTGAGATCTTCCAGAAGGAGCTGAACGAGAGCGAGAATTCGGTCTTCCAGGCCATTCACGGCCTACAGAGGGTGCTGCAGGGAGACTACAAGGATGTGGTGAACATGAAGGAGAGCAGCAGGCAGCGGCTAGAGGCCCTGCGGGAGGCTGCCATAAAG GAGGAACAAGAGTTTGTAGAGCTCATGGCAGCTGAGAAACATCAGGCAGCGGCCCTCAAAAGCATGCAGCAACAGAACAAGAGCCTGTCTATCCTGGATGAGATCTTGGAAGATGTCCGGAAAGCAGCCGATCGATTGGAGGAGGAGATTGAGGAACACGCTTTTGACGATAACAAGCTA GTCAAAGGTGTGAATGTGGAAGCAGTTCTCCGGGTGGAGGATGACGATCAGGACTCTCGGAGGAACTATTCCAAGCGAGAGGTAGAATATGACCTGGGGCTGAGCATGCTGATTGACTCCCAGAACAACCAGTACATCCTCACCAAGCCCCGAGACTCCACCATGCCGCGGGCCGATCACCACTTCATCAAG GATATTGTGACTGTCGTGATGTTATCCCTGCCCTGTGGTTGGCTGTGTACAATGATTGGTCTTCCCACAATGTTTGGCTATATTATATGTGGAGTTCTCTTGGGACCGTCTGGACTCAATAGTATTAAG TCAGTTGTGCAGGTTGAAACGCTGGGAGAATTTGGTGTCTTCTTTACATTGTTTGTTGTGGGTCTGGAGTTTTCCCCTGAAAAGCTGAGAAAG GTCTGGAAAATCTCAGTGCAAGGACCTTGCTGCATGACATTCCTGATGGTGGCTTTTGGCTTGTTATGGGGACAGCTGTTAAGAATCAGACCCGCGCAGACCGTCTTTATTTCGACCTGTCTGTCGCTGTCCAGCACACCACTTGTGTCCAGGTTTCTTTCTGGGAGTACCAGGGGAGAAAAGGAAG GTGAGATTGACTACAGCAGTGTGCTGCTTGGAATGCTGGTCATGCAGGATGTGCAGCTTAGCTTGTTCATTGCTGTGATGCCATCCCTCATCCAAGCAGGAGGAAGCAATTATAACAG TGTCTTTATGGAAATTCTCAGTATATTTATCCTTGTTGGCCAAATCCTCTTCTCCCTGGCAGCAGTTCTTCTCATCTGTGTTGTTATCAAGGCGTACCTGATTGGGCCTTATTACAGAAAACTGCATGCAGAGTGCAAGGGGAATAAGGAGATACTTGTCTTGGGAGTGTCAGCCTTCATCTTTGCTATGTTGATG ATAACAGAGATGCTGGATGTCTCAATGGAATTGGGCTGTTTTTTGGCCGGAGCTCTTATGTCATCACAAGGTCACCTGATCACTGAAGAGGTCATGTCCTGCATTGAACCAATAAGAGATTTCCTTGCCATTATATTCTTTGCATCTATTG GTTTTCACGTCTTCCCCACGTTTGTTCTCTATGAACTCACTGTCTTACTGGTCCTCACCTTCTCCTTGGTGATAATGAAG ttttttataGCAGGACTGGTTCTTTCCCTGATCCTGCCGAAGAGCAGCCAGGGCATCAAGTGGATCGTGTCTGCAGGGCTGGCCCAGGTCAGCGAGTTCTCTTTCGTCCTGGGCAGCCGAGCTCGGCGAGCGGGCATCATCTCTCGAGAG